One region of Flavobacterium sp. GSB-24 genomic DNA includes:
- a CDS encoding pectinesterase family protein: MKYILALFLITTLSISAQTLDNKLALTVAQDGSGDFQTIQEAVNNVKDNSDKRVVITIKPGVYKEKLEIPVSKTFITLKGTDRNKTIISFDDYSGKPLREKDPSGKTAFGTGTSYSFLIKGNDCTLENLTVENTAGRVGQAVALHIKSDRVIVKNCNLLGNQDTLYLSEEKTRIYFENCFINGTTDFIFGAATAYFYKCTIESLTNSYITAASTPQGQTYGFVFVDCKLTAKDKFVDKVFLGRPWRPYAQTVFINTDLGSHIIPEGWNAWIDTRFPDKDKTAYYAEFGSKGLSAKGISQRVSWSHQLKKEDIKKYDRDLVLNGWNPNK, from the coding sequence ATGAAATACATTCTAGCATTATTTTTAATAACAACACTTTCAATTTCAGCACAAACGCTCGATAACAAATTAGCTTTAACCGTTGCGCAAGACGGTTCAGGAGATTTTCAAACCATTCAGGAAGCGGTTAATAATGTTAAAGACAATTCAGACAAGCGTGTTGTAATAACTATAAAGCCAGGAGTTTATAAAGAGAAATTGGAGATTCCAGTTTCTAAAACGTTCATCACTTTAAAAGGAACTGATCGAAACAAAACGATTATTTCATTTGATGATTATTCGGGAAAACCGCTTCGAGAAAAAGATCCATCAGGAAAGACCGCTTTTGGAACGGGAACTTCGTATTCTTTTTTAATAAAAGGAAATGATTGTACGCTAGAAAATCTTACTGTAGAAAATACCGCAGGAAGAGTAGGGCAGGCGGTGGCGCTTCATATTAAAAGTGATCGGGTTATAGTAAAGAATTGCAATCTTCTAGGTAATCAGGATACACTGTATTTATCTGAAGAAAAAACGCGTATCTATTTTGAAAACTGTTTCATCAACGGTACAACCGATTTTATTTTTGGTGCTGCAACAGCTTATTTTTATAAATGTACGATCGAAAGTTTAACGAACTCTTATATAACGGCAGCTTCGACTCCGCAAGGTCAGACTTACGGATTTGTTTTCGTTGATTGTAAACTTACAGCCAAAGACAAATTTGTCGATAAAGTATTTTTGGGAAGACCTTGGAGACCTTATGCTCAAACTGTTTTCATCAATACAGATTTAGGTTCGCATATTATTCCAGAAGGCTGGAATGCATGGATTGACACAAGATTTCCAGATAAAGACAAAACAGCTTATTATGCAGAATTTGGAAGTAAAGGTTTAAGTGCTAAAGGGATTTCTCAACGAGTTTCTTGGTCGCATCAATTGAAGAAAGAAGATATTAAAAAGTATGATCGAGATTTAGTCCTAAACGGATGGAATCCGAATAAATGA
- a CDS encoding glycoside hydrolase family 127 protein, translating to MKKNIILSSLFLSTVIFAQNKGLVANSESPYSKLQSIGLQDVKWTNGFWKEQFDVETKNTLPYMWDLYHNDEISHAYKNFEIAAGVSKGTFKGPSFHDGDFYKIFEGMAATYAVTKDKKLDAEMDKAIALFAKVQRKDGYIHTPVLIDERWGTLGPEEVKKQLGFEKYNMGHLMTAACIHYRATGKTNFLNIAKGVANFLYDFYKKASPELARNAICPSHYMGIVEMYRTTKNPKYLELANNLIDIRGTTNDGTDDNQDRVPFRQQTTAMGHAVRANYLYAGVADLYAETGEKKLLDNLQSIWDDVTYRKMYITGGCGSLYDGVSPDGTSYDPTVVQKIHQAYGRPFQLPNATAHTETCANIGNVLWNWRMLQITGDAKYADIVELALYNSVLSGMDLEGEKFLYNNPLNVSNDLPFHQRWGNEREGYIALSNCCAPNVTRTVAEVGNYAYNLSKEGLYVNLYGSNSLKTKSLNGEEIEIEQQTNYPWDGKITLKIVKAPKDLQNFFLRIPGWSQNASVSVNNAKINDKIVSGTYLKLNQKWKKGDLIELNLPMPVELMEANPLVEEVKNQIAVKRGPLVYCLESDQLPAKTSVNDIALNVNSKFTTNNFTLNNRNLVSIDAEAVIKSDNSWNKTLYKPLNSKDATAVPVKLIPYFAWGNKGKGEMTVWMSH from the coding sequence ATGAAAAAGAACATCATCCTATCCTCTTTATTTCTTTCAACAGTAATCTTTGCACAAAACAAAGGTTTGGTTGCGAATTCAGAAAGTCCGTATTCAAAACTGCAAAGCATTGGCTTACAAGATGTAAAATGGACAAATGGTTTCTGGAAAGAACAATTTGATGTAGAAACCAAAAACACCCTGCCCTATATGTGGGATTTGTATCATAACGATGAGATTTCGCATGCTTACAAAAACTTCGAAATTGCAGCAGGCGTAAGCAAAGGAACGTTTAAAGGGCCTTCGTTTCATGATGGTGATTTCTACAAAATTTTTGAAGGAATGGCGGCAACTTATGCCGTTACAAAAGATAAAAAACTGGATGCTGAAATGGACAAGGCTATTGCGCTTTTCGCGAAAGTACAGCGCAAAGACGGCTACATTCATACACCCGTTTTAATCGACGAACGTTGGGGAACCTTAGGACCAGAAGAAGTAAAAAAACAATTGGGTTTTGAGAAATATAATATGGGACATTTAATGACTGCTGCCTGCATTCATTATCGTGCTACAGGAAAAACCAACTTCTTAAATATTGCAAAAGGCGTTGCCAATTTCTTATATGATTTCTACAAAAAAGCATCACCTGAACTGGCTCGAAATGCAATTTGTCCGTCACATTATATGGGAATTGTCGAAATGTATAGAACTACTAAAAATCCAAAATATCTGGAACTGGCCAATAATTTAATCGACATTCGCGGTACTACAAATGACGGAACCGATGATAATCAGGATAGAGTTCCGTTTAGACAGCAGACAACCGCAATGGGTCACGCTGTAAGAGCAAATTATCTTTACGCAGGAGTTGCCGATTTGTATGCGGAGACAGGAGAAAAGAAATTGTTAGACAATCTGCAATCGATTTGGGATGATGTAACATATCGTAAAATGTACATTACAGGTGGTTGCGGCTCTTTATACGACGGCGTTTCACCAGACGGAACTTCTTATGATCCAACTGTAGTACAGAAAATTCATCAGGCGTACGGAAGACCTTTCCAATTGCCAAATGCAACAGCTCATACCGAAACCTGTGCCAATATTGGAAATGTTTTATGGAATTGGAGAATGCTTCAAATTACCGGAGATGCCAAATATGCTGACATTGTGGAGTTGGCACTTTATAACAGCGTACTTTCCGGAATGGATTTGGAAGGTGAAAAATTCCTTTACAATAATCCGCTGAATGTGTCTAATGATCTGCCGTTTCACCAAAGATGGGGAAATGAACGTGAAGGTTATATTGCCTTATCAAATTGTTGTGCACCAAACGTAACAAGAACAGTTGCCGAAGTTGGAAATTATGCTTACAATCTTTCAAAAGAAGGTTTGTATGTAAATTTATACGGAAGTAATTCTTTGAAAACAAAATCGTTAAACGGAGAAGAAATCGAAATCGAACAGCAGACGAATTATCCGTGGGATGGAAAAATAACGTTGAAAATTGTAAAAGCTCCAAAAGATCTGCAGAATTTCTTTTTAAGAATTCCGGGCTGGAGTCAGAATGCTTCGGTTTCAGTTAATAACGCAAAGATTAATGACAAAATCGTTTCCGGCACTTATTTAAAATTAAATCAAAAATGGAAAAAAGGAGATTTGATCGAATTAAATCTTCCAATGCCAGTTGAATTGATGGAAGCCAATCCTTTGGTTGAAGAAGTTAAAAATCAAATCGCTGTAAAAAGAGGACCGCTGGTTTATTGTTTAGAATCAGATCAGCTTCCTGCAAAAACAAGTGTAAATGATATTGCATTAAATGTGAATTCGAAATTTACGACTAACAATTTCACCCTTAATAATAGAAACTTAGTAAGCATTGATGCAGAAGCGGTCATAAAATCGGATAATTCTTGGAATAAAACTTTGTACAAACCGCTTAATTCGAAAGATGCAACTGCAGTACCAGTAAAATTGATTCCGTATTTTGCATGGGGAAATAAAGGCAAAGGGGAAATGACGGTTTGGATGTCGCATTAG
- a CDS encoding sialate O-acetylesterase, translating to MKNLKNIFVVVIAFLTTLQMNAKIKLPALFTDNMMLQQKSNASIWGWAEKNANIVIKTSWDSKTYKVKADNSGKWKTELKTASFGGPYTIEVSEGNEKVTIKNVLLGEVWLCSGQSNMEMPLKGFQGQPVKNGNEIIVRSTNKNIRLITIPRATVLEPLQDFEGKWEEASPKSTSNFSATAWYFGSLLQEVLDVPIGLIHVSYGGSSMEAWMNQEMLKDFASAKIPTTKEELAKDPNRVPTTLFNGMLSPVIGYGIKGCIWYQGESNYERASEYTALMKKMVSSWRALWKQGDFPFYYAQIAPFNYASFHPKDYLEKYNSAYLREAQFKASKEIPNSGMAVLMDVGEENNIHPMDKEKGGNRLAFQALAKTYGIEGFEFESPKYKSMEIKDGAVTVSFDDVANGITSYDKEVTGFEIAGEDKVFYPAKTVVRRKSVVLTSDKVKKPVAIRYLWKDFAKAELFSAGGLPVSSFRTDEW from the coding sequence ATGAAAAATTTAAAGAACATTTTTGTTGTTGTAATTGCCTTTTTGACAACCCTTCAAATGAATGCCAAAATCAAACTACCAGCATTGTTTACAGATAACATGATGTTGCAGCAAAAATCAAATGCGTCAATTTGGGGCTGGGCAGAAAAGAACGCCAACATTGTAATCAAAACTTCTTGGGATTCTAAAACCTACAAAGTAAAAGCAGACAATTCTGGAAAATGGAAAACCGAATTGAAAACAGCTTCTTTTGGCGGTCCTTACACGATTGAAGTTTCGGAAGGAAACGAAAAAGTAACGATTAAAAATGTTTTGCTGGGCGAAGTTTGGTTGTGTTCCGGACAATCAAATATGGAAATGCCGTTAAAAGGTTTTCAAGGACAACCCGTAAAAAACGGAAACGAAATCATCGTAAGATCAACCAATAAAAATATTCGGTTAATCACCATTCCGCGTGCGACTGTTTTAGAACCTTTGCAGGATTTTGAAGGAAAATGGGAAGAAGCTTCTCCAAAATCAACTTCTAATTTTAGTGCCACGGCATGGTATTTTGGTTCGCTTTTGCAGGAAGTTTTAGACGTTCCAATTGGTTTAATTCATGTTTCTTATGGAGGATCAAGTATGGAAGCGTGGATGAATCAGGAAATGCTGAAAGATTTTGCCAGCGCTAAAATTCCGACCACAAAAGAAGAATTGGCAAAAGATCCAAACCGTGTTCCAACGACTTTGTTTAATGGAATGCTTTCGCCTGTAATAGGTTACGGAATAAAAGGCTGTATCTGGTATCAGGGAGAATCGAATTACGAAAGAGCATCTGAATATACCGCTTTAATGAAAAAAATGGTTTCCAGCTGGCGAGCTTTATGGAAACAAGGAGATTTCCCTTTTTATTACGCTCAGATTGCGCCGTTTAATTATGCTTCATTCCATCCAAAAGATTATTTGGAGAAATACAATTCGGCTTATTTGAGAGAGGCGCAGTTTAAAGCTTCAAAGGAAATTCCGAATTCAGGAATGGCCGTTTTAATGGACGTTGGAGAAGAAAATAACATTCACCCAATGGACAAAGAAAAAGGAGGAAACCGACTGGCGTTTCAGGCCTTAGCAAAAACCTACGGAATTGAAGGTTTCGAATTTGAAAGTCCGAAATACAAATCGATGGAAATAAAAGACGGAGCGGTTACGGTTTCTTTTGATGATGTAGCCAACGGAATTACGTCTTATGACAAAGAAGTAACAGGTTTTGAAATAGCGGGAGAAGACAAAGTTTTCTATCCGGCAAAAACGGTAGTAAGAAGAAAATCAGTGGTTTTGACTTCGGATAAAGTAAAGAAACCAGTTGCTATTCGTTATTTATGGAAAGATTTTGCAAAAGCGGAATTGTTTAGTGCAGGCGGTCTGCCCGTTTCATCTTTTCGAACAGATGAATGGTGA
- a CDS encoding T9SS C-terminal target domain-containing protein has product MIKKLINAAVLSLILTTNGQAQSAQHTDKQIVKVDFDFFQRRLEEVHDPSYDSWVINEGKEAEKSFNNVSFKLKGNFTSKWYKVGMSAPFYNRLGSDGLVTSENLELKISGLKAGKHTLLTFHNAFDVITGKTFSPIKIFVNGKLQQTVNASQRANAKIDASMAYITFNAEKGRDVIVRFEIDPTSNPDVVKQIVINGFEIDTPNLMNQARTPEPKNRDEHVEVGKTLTLKWDAVKNVAAHKLYFGEDKNAVENATESSKEFKGKLTDKSFTVSDLYSGTTYYWRVDEVDANGEVTLGNVWSFKPAQLAFPGAEGYGRYAVGGRGGKVIEVTNLNDDGPGSLRDAINQEIGPRTIVFNVSGNIKLASRLVANQPYITIAGQTAPGEGITISRAPIGLTGNDGVVRFLKVRIGGGTTFDGMGLTGADYSIIDHCSISWTIDESFSSRGAHHITLQRTLISEALNVAGHDKYPAGKMHGFAATIGGDIGSFHHNLLAHNYGRNWSIGGGLNGDGYYTGRLDITNNVVYNWGQRTTDGGANEVNFVNNYYKPGASTKIFVALNAQHEGVGKGMQRYYFNGNIMPGYFDEKSQDKGRKSTISHNEKVEYETFVEKPFFPSYVETQSAKAAYKNVLSDVGANQPFFDKHDNRIVDETLKGTFTYKGSKSGLGGMIDNEQDAGGWPNFASETRPSDWDTDHDGLPNWWEKSFGLNENSKAGDFSDANQDSDKDGFTQLDNYLNWLSTPHYFVTSGEKKVLNAADFFKGYENKPVYTFSDLKNGKVVLKGKEIQFTTVEKGFASFVLKVKDADGDSMSRTINFFVK; this is encoded by the coding sequence ATGATAAAGAAATTAATAAACGCCGCTGTTTTGTCGCTGATTTTGACCACAAACGGGCAAGCACAATCAGCTCAGCATACTGATAAACAAATAGTAAAAGTCGATTTCGACTTTTTTCAAAGAAGACTAGAAGAGGTTCACGATCCGAGTTATGATTCTTGGGTGATTAATGAAGGAAAAGAAGCTGAAAAATCATTTAATAACGTGTCATTTAAGTTAAAAGGAAATTTTACTTCTAAGTGGTACAAAGTCGGGATGAGTGCTCCGTTTTATAACAGATTAGGAAGCGACGGATTAGTAACTTCTGAAAATTTAGAATTGAAAATCAGTGGATTGAAAGCAGGAAAACACACGCTTTTAACTTTTCATAACGCTTTTGATGTCATTACAGGAAAAACTTTTTCTCCGATAAAAATATTCGTAAACGGAAAACTGCAGCAAACGGTAAATGCAAGTCAGAGAGCCAATGCTAAAATTGATGCATCGATGGCGTATATCACTTTTAATGCAGAAAAAGGCAGAGATGTAATTGTTCGTTTTGAAATTGATCCGACTTCAAATCCAGATGTTGTAAAACAAATCGTGATTAATGGTTTTGAAATTGACACGCCAAACCTGATGAATCAGGCGCGTACTCCTGAACCAAAAAACCGTGACGAACATGTTGAAGTGGGTAAAACTCTAACTTTAAAATGGGATGCTGTAAAAAATGTGGCAGCTCATAAGTTGTATTTTGGCGAAGATAAAAATGCCGTAGAAAATGCAACGGAATCTTCAAAAGAATTCAAAGGAAAACTAACTGATAAAAGTTTTACGGTTTCAGATTTATATTCAGGTACAACGTATTACTGGAGAGTGGATGAAGTTGATGCAAATGGAGAAGTAACTTTAGGAAATGTATGGTCGTTTAAACCGGCACAATTGGCTTTCCCAGGTGCAGAAGGTTACGGCCGTTATGCTGTTGGTGGACGCGGCGGAAAAGTAATCGAAGTAACCAATTTAAATGACGACGGACCAGGAAGTTTACGTGATGCCATCAATCAGGAAATTGGACCGAGAACGATTGTTTTTAATGTTTCGGGAAATATAAAATTGGCTTCGAGATTAGTAGCAAATCAGCCTTATATCACTATTGCAGGACAAACCGCTCCGGGAGAAGGAATTACCATTAGCAGAGCACCAATTGGATTGACTGGAAATGATGGTGTTGTGCGCTTCTTAAAAGTAAGAATTGGAGGCGGTACTACTTTTGACGGAATGGGATTAACAGGTGCAGATTACAGTATTATTGACCATTGCTCGATTAGCTGGACAATTGACGAATCGTTTAGTTCGCGTGGTGCACATCATATTACGTTACAAAGAACTTTAATTTCTGAAGCGTTGAATGTGGCGGGACATGATAAATATCCAGCTGGAAAAATGCACGGATTTGCTGCTACAATTGGCGGAGATATTGGAAGTTTTCACCATAATTTATTGGCTCATAATTATGGCCGTAACTGGAGTATTGGCGGCGGTTTAAACGGTGATGGTTATTATACCGGCCGATTGGATATTACCAATAATGTGGTTTACAACTGGGGACAAAGAACTACAGACGGTGGTGCAAACGAAGTTAATTTTGTAAACAATTATTACAAACCAGGCGCTTCAACTAAAATATTTGTGGCTTTAAATGCACAGCACGAAGGCGTTGGAAAAGGAATGCAGCGTTATTACTTTAACGGAAATATTATGCCTGGTTATTTTGATGAAAAATCTCAGGATAAAGGAAGAAAATCTACTATAAGCCATAATGAAAAGGTAGAATATGAAACTTTCGTAGAGAAACCATTTTTCCCTTCTTATGTAGAAACGCAATCGGCGAAAGCGGCTTATAAAAATGTACTTTCTGATGTTGGGGCGAATCAGCCGTTTTTCGACAAACACGATAACCGAATTGTAGATGAAACTTTAAAAGGAACTTTTACTTATAAAGGAAGTAAAAGCGGTCTTGGCGGTATGATAGACAACGAACAAGATGCAGGTGGATGGCCAAATTTTGCTTCAGAAACGCGTCCTTCAGATTGGGATACTGATCATGACGGATTGCCAAACTGGTGGGAAAAATCTTTTGGCTTGAACGAAAATTCGAAAGCAGGAGATTTTTCAGATGCGAATCAGGATAGTGATAAAGACGGTTTTACGCAATTAGATAATTATCTGAATTGGTTGTCAACACCACATTATTTTGTGACTTCAGGTGAAAAGAAAGTTTTAAATGCTGCAGATTTTTTCAAAGGTTATGAAAACAAACCTGTGTACACTTTCTCTGATCTTAAAAATGGAAAAGTAGTTTTAAAAGGAAAAGAAATTCAGTTTACAACCGTTGAAAAAGGTTTTGCTTCTTTCGTATTAAAGGTAAAAGATGCCGATGGAGATTCAATGAGCAGAACAATTAATTTCTTTGTAAAATAA
- a CDS encoding DUF5703 domain-containing protein: MKYIKYILLFTTLCLKAQVPVLENYNQVWTTQSNNSSESMPLGGGDIGMNVWVEKGDLYFYFSRSGTFDEHNTLLKLGRVKVTLNPNPFEKAAGFHQELKLKDGYVLVGQNDTKIKLWVDVFKPIIHVDLESKKTLKMTASYESWRYKNRDSKGKANNANSYKWAPQGDIITYKDSIAFENNGIKFYHRNRENTVFDVAVKQQKMESVKDQMLNPLKNLTFGGFMIGENLKPDGTYLGKYQSTDFKGFNLKSVKPSKKHSLEIYLNTNQSDFSTWENGLKSLISANKNTSKQAEKNTIKWWNTFWNRSFIFTQKNQSNAKDSVYQIGQNYQLFRYMLGCNAYGKYPTKFNGGLFTVDPVFTNPDLDFTPDFRNWGGGTMTAQNQRLVYFSMVKSGDFDMMKSQLDYYLSLQKNAELRSKVYWNHNGASFTEQLENFGLPNPAEYEWKRPADYDPGMEYNAWLEYEWDTVFEFCKMMLQQKEYAGEDIQKYNAFIISCLRFFDEHYQFLSKQRGRKGLDGNGKLVLFPGSGAETYKMANNANSTISALQVITANLLNLSAKELSKEDAEYLKGFQNRIPPLNFGQIENHKVLLPAKSWERVNNSEVPQLYPVYPWGIYGIGKPDLETALNTWKYDLDALKFRSHIGWKQDNIFAARLGLTEEAMKYNTLKMANSDRRFPAFWGPGFDWVPDHNWGGSGMIGMQEMLLQETDGKIYLFPAWPKDWNVHFKLHAKQNTTIEAELLNGELKVLKVIPEERKKDIINLLGKSEAEKTKLN, encoded by the coding sequence ATGAAATACATTAAATACATACTTCTCTTCACAACGCTTTGCCTTAAAGCACAAGTCCCTGTGCTCGAAAATTACAATCAGGTTTGGACAACACAGAGCAATAATTCATCAGAATCAATGCCTTTGGGAGGTGGTGATATTGGCATGAATGTGTGGGTAGAAAAAGGCGATTTGTATTTTTATTTTTCAAGAAGCGGCACTTTTGACGAACACAATACTTTATTGAAATTAGGACGAGTAAAAGTAACTTTAAATCCGAATCCTTTTGAGAAGGCAGCAGGTTTTCATCAGGAATTGAAATTGAAAGACGGATATGTATTAGTTGGGCAGAATGACACTAAAATCAAACTTTGGGTAGATGTTTTTAAACCGATCATCCATGTTGATTTAGAAAGTAAAAAGACATTAAAAATGACAGCTTCTTATGAAAGCTGGCGTTATAAAAACCGAGATTCAAAAGGAAAAGCCAATAATGCCAATTCTTATAAATGGGCGCCTCAGGGAGATATTATTACCTATAAAGATTCGATTGCATTTGAAAATAACGGCATAAAATTCTATCACAGAAACAGAGAAAACACCGTTTTTGATGTAGCGGTAAAACAGCAGAAAATGGAATCGGTTAAAGACCAAATGCTTAATCCGCTTAAGAATTTAACTTTCGGCGGATTTATGATTGGCGAAAATCTAAAACCTGACGGAACGTATTTAGGAAAATACCAATCGACAGATTTTAAAGGTTTTAATTTAAAAAGCGTAAAGCCATCCAAAAAACATTCACTAGAAATTTATTTAAATACCAATCAATCTGATTTTTCTACTTGGGAGAATGGATTGAAAAGTCTGATTTCTGCTAACAAGAACACTTCGAAACAAGCAGAAAAAAACACGATAAAATGGTGGAATACTTTCTGGAACCGCAGTTTTATTTTTACTCAGAAAAATCAATCCAATGCTAAAGATTCAGTTTATCAAATCGGACAGAATTATCAGCTGTTTCGATATATGCTCGGCTGTAATGCGTACGGAAAATATCCAACAAAATTCAACGGCGGATTGTTTACCGTTGATCCTGTTTTTACAAACCCCGATTTAGATTTTACTCCCGATTTCAGGAATTGGGGAGGAGGAACCATGACGGCTCAAAACCAGCGTTTGGTTTATTTTTCGATGGTAAAAAGCGGTGATTTTGACATGATGAAATCACAGCTGGATTATTATTTGAGTTTACAGAAAAATGCCGAATTAAGAAGCAAAGTATATTGGAATCATAACGGCGCATCATTTACAGAACAACTGGAAAATTTCGGTTTACCAAATCCCGCAGAATACGAATGGAAACGTCCTGCAGATTACGATCCAGGAATGGAATATAATGCGTGGCTGGAATATGAATGGGATACGGTTTTTGAATTCTGCAAAATGATGTTACAGCAAAAAGAATATGCTGGAGAAGATATTCAGAAATACAATGCTTTCATAATCAGTTGTCTTCGCTTTTTTGATGAACATTATCAATTTTTATCGAAACAAAGAGGGAGAAAAGGTTTGGACGGAAACGGTAAATTGGTTCTTTTTCCGGGTTCGGGAGCAGAAACGTATAAAATGGCAAATAATGCCAATAGTACCATTTCAGCTTTACAAGTTATTACAGCCAATCTTTTAAACCTTTCGGCAAAAGAATTGTCAAAAGAAGATGCCGAATATTTAAAAGGATTTCAAAACAGAATTCCGCCTTTAAATTTTGGGCAGATTGAAAATCACAAAGTTTTACTTCCTGCAAAATCTTGGGAAAGAGTGAATAATTCGGAAGTGCCACAATTGTATCCAGTTTATCCGTGGGGAATTTACGGCATTGGAAAACCTGATTTGGAAACGGCTTTAAACACTTGGAAATACGATCTCGATGCTTTAAAATTTAGAAGTCATATTGGGTGGAAACAAGACAATATTTTTGCAGCACGTTTGGGATTAACAGAAGAAGCGATGAAATATAATACGCTAAAAATGGCCAATTCAGACAGACGTTTCCCTGCCTTTTGGGGACCAGGATTTGACTGGGTTCCAGATCATAATTGGGGCGGTTCGGGAATGATAGGCATGCAGGAAATGCTTTTGCAGGAAACTGACGGAAAAATCTATCTTTTCCCAGCTTGGCCAAAAGATTGGAATGTTCACTTTAAATTACATGCAAAACAAAATACAACAATTGAAGCCGAACTCCTGAATGGCGAATTGAAGGTTTTAAAAGTTATTCCGGAAGAAAGAAAAAAAGACATTATAAATCTGTTAGGAAAATCTGAAGCAGAAAAAACAAAATTAAACTAA